In Caproiciproducens sp. NJN-50, the following are encoded in one genomic region:
- the arsA gene encoding arsenical pump-driving ATPase: MELFRPLTVPLTKYLFFTGKGGVGKTSIACATAVSLADSGKRVLLISTDPASNLQDVFSMELTNKGTPIPDIPNLIAANLDPIQAAAEYRESVIAPYRGKLPKSAIANMEEQLSGSCTVEIAAFNEFSGLLTDGKVQQEYDHIIFDTAPTGHTLRMLQLPSAWSDFISQSTHGASCLGQLSGLESKKAIYKQAVETLADGELTTLILVTRPETAPFKEAERASGELSALGVRNQILVVNGVLMEHSDALSSSLYEKQRAAFAAMPEGLRTFPRFMVPLRTYNVTGLENVRALLHTDHVTAYTETLNSVHIPSLNDVIDKLAADGKRVIFTMGKGGVGKTTVAAAVALGLAKRGKRVHLTTTDPAAHLKFVLDETSGVSMSHIDEAKELKKYQSEVLAKARASGMSDADIAYVEEDLRSPCTQEIAVFRAFAEEVEKADDQVVVIDTAPTGHTLLLLESTQSYNHEIRRTKGEIPESAKRLLPRLKSDETEVLIVTLPEATPFYEALRLEDDLKRAGIAAKWWIVNQCLYGTNTVDPMLAAKAASEVGWLNRIDEHADGNFALIARSAGEIKGNRLLAL; the protein is encoded by the coding sequence ATGGAGCTTTTTCGTCCCTTGACGGTTCCCCTGACGAAGTACCTCTTTTTCACCGGAAAGGGCGGCGTTGGAAAAACCAGCATCGCCTGTGCCACCGCAGTATCGCTGGCAGACAGCGGAAAGCGGGTATTGCTGATCAGTACTGATCCGGCCTCTAACTTACAGGACGTATTTTCGATGGAACTGACAAACAAAGGAACGCCCATCCCCGACATCCCGAATCTAATTGCGGCGAACCTCGACCCCATACAGGCCGCCGCCGAATATCGGGAAAGCGTGATCGCGCCTTATCGCGGCAAACTGCCTAAGTCGGCAATCGCCAACATGGAAGAACAGCTTTCCGGCTCCTGTACGGTAGAAATCGCGGCGTTTAACGAATTTTCCGGCTTGCTTACAGACGGTAAGGTGCAGCAGGAATACGACCATATTATTTTCGACACGGCCCCCACGGGCCACACCCTTCGGATGCTCCAGCTTCCATCCGCATGGAGTGATTTCATCAGCCAAAGCACACACGGCGCATCCTGTTTGGGCCAGCTTTCCGGCTTGGAGAGCAAGAAAGCAATCTACAAACAGGCCGTGGAAACGCTGGCAGACGGAGAGCTGACCACACTGATCCTCGTCACCCGCCCCGAAACCGCACCGTTCAAGGAGGCAGAGCGGGCCTCCGGCGAGCTTTCCGCGCTGGGCGTTCGCAATCAGATTCTGGTTGTCAACGGCGTGCTGATGGAACACAGCGACGCCTTGTCTTCCAGCCTGTATGAAAAGCAGCGTGCCGCCTTTGCCGCGATGCCGGAAGGCTTGCGGACATTTCCTCGTTTCATGGTGCCCCTTCGGACCTATAACGTCACGGGGCTGGAAAACGTGCGCGCCCTGCTGCATACCGATCATGTAACCGCATATACGGAAACGCTGAATTCCGTCCACATCCCCTCGCTGAACGACGTGATAGACAAACTCGCGGCGGACGGCAAGCGCGTCATTTTCACGATGGGCAAGGGCGGCGTAGGCAAAACCACCGTTGCCGCCGCCGTTGCGCTGGGCCTTGCGAAACGCGGAAAGAGAGTCCACCTCACCACCACAGACCCCGCCGCGCACCTGAAATTTGTGCTGGACGAAACCAGCGGCGTTTCCATGAGCCATATCGACGAAGCCAAAGAACTGAAAAAGTATCAGTCCGAAGTACTTGCCAAAGCCCGCGCGTCAGGCATGAGCGACGCGGATATCGCCTATGTGGAGGAAGATCTGCGTTCCCCCTGCACACAGGAGATCGCCGTGTTCCGCGCCTTTGCGGAGGAAGTGGAAAAGGCCGACGATCAGGTCGTGGTCATTGACACTGCGCCCACGGGCCACACCCTGCTTTTACTGGAATCCACGCAGAGCTACAACCACGAGATCCGGCGTACCAAGGGCGAAATCCCCGAATCGGCAAAGCGGCTGCTGCCCCGGCTGAAATCCGACGAAACCGAGGTGCTTATTGTGACCCTGCCCGAAGCGACCCCTTTTTATGAGGCGCTGCGCTTAGAGGACGATTTGAAGCGGGCGGGCATCGCCGCAAAATGGTGGATCGTGAATCAGTGCCTTTATGGTACGAACACCGTCGATCCAATGCTGGCGGCAAAAGCGGCAAGCGAGGTGGGATGGCTCAACCGGATTGATGAACACGCGGACGGTAACTTTGCACTGATTGCGCGGAGCGCCGGGGAAATCAAGGGCAACCGTCTGTTGGCGCTTTAA
- the arsD gene encoding arsenite efflux transporter metallochaperone ArsD: MKKMKIFEPAMCCPTGLCGVGVDPELLRISTVLDTLKRHGVAVERFNLSSAPKEFVTDRAVNAYVNAHGPEGLPVVTVDGEIVITGRYPTNEEFTKLLDFPEGMLAKQSKPVKVKITRKKPGGCGCKGGCC, encoded by the coding sequence ATGAAAAAAATGAAGATATTTGAACCTGCCATGTGCTGCCCGACCGGACTTTGCGGCGTCGGCGTTGATCCCGAACTGCTGCGTATTTCCACCGTGCTGGACACGCTGAAAAGGCACGGCGTGGCCGTCGAACGCTTCAACCTCAGCAGTGCGCCGAAAGAGTTCGTCACCGACCGGGCCGTCAACGCCTACGTCAATGCCCACGGCCCGGAAGGCTTGCCCGTCGTTACGGTAGACGGCGAAATTGTGATTACAGGCCGATACCCCACCAACGAGGAATTTACGAAGCTGCTCGACTTTCCTGAAGGTATGCTGGCGAAACAAAGCAAACCTGTAAAGGTAAAAATCACCCGGAAGAAGCCGGGCGGCTGCGGTTGCAAGGGAGGCTGCTGCTGA
- the arsB gene encoding ACR3 family arsenite efflux transporter codes for MSEQKTQGIGFFEKYLTIWVLLCMAAGILIGKFLPAIPAVLEKFQYAGQNLPIAVLIWIMIYPMMMKIDFQSIKDVGKHPLGILISSGSSWVIKPFLMFGLATLFLKVVFQSFIPAALAQDFVTGTVLLGTAPCTAMVFVWSNLAKGDPAHTLVQVSVNDLLILVLFVPLVQLLLGVNDIHIPWGTLVFSILLFVVVPLAGGALTRVLMIRKKGEPYFNKNFVPKFDGITTLGLLLTLVIIFSFQGDIILEQPLYVLLIAVPLILQNLISASFTYLLCRWTKQPHNIAAPASLIAASDFFELSVAVAIALFGPDSPVVLACTVGVLTEVPVMLLLVRFINKTRRWFPQPAAVNN; via the coding sequence ATGAGCGAACAAAAAACACAGGGCATCGGCTTCTTTGAAAAATATCTGACCATTTGGGTGCTGCTGTGCATGGCGGCGGGCATCCTGATCGGGAAATTCCTGCCGGCTATCCCCGCAGTTTTGGAAAAGTTTCAATATGCGGGCCAAAATCTCCCCATCGCTGTCCTTATCTGGATTATGATCTACCCTATGATGATGAAGATTGATTTTCAATCCATAAAGGACGTTGGGAAGCATCCCTTAGGTATCCTTATATCCAGCGGCAGCAGCTGGGTTATCAAGCCTTTCCTCATGTTCGGGCTGGCGACATTGTTTTTGAAGGTCGTCTTTCAATCTTTCATCCCCGCAGCGTTGGCGCAAGATTTCGTGACAGGGACCGTATTGTTGGGAACCGCGCCCTGCACGGCAATGGTGTTCGTGTGGAGCAATCTCGCAAAAGGCGACCCGGCCCATACGCTTGTGCAGGTTTCGGTCAACGACCTGTTGATCCTCGTGCTGTTTGTGCCGCTGGTGCAACTATTGCTCGGCGTGAATGACATCCATATTCCCTGGGGTACACTTGTCTTTTCCATCCTCTTATTCGTCGTTGTTCCGTTGGCCGGCGGCGCTCTCACGCGCGTCCTTATGATTAGGAAAAAAGGCGAACCGTATTTTAATAAAAACTTTGTTCCCAAGTTTGACGGCATAACGACTTTAGGGTTGCTTCTGACTCTGGTCATCATCTTTTCTTTCCAGGGTGACATTATTCTGGAACAGCCCCTGTACGTTCTGCTGATCGCGGTTCCGCTGATTCTACAAAACCTGATCTCTGCCAGTTTCACTTATCTGTTGTGCAGATGGACGAAGCAGCCGCACAACATCGCGGCACCGGCTTCCCTGATTGCGGCCTCGGATTTTTTTGAATTGTCGGTAGCGGTAGCGATTGCTCTTTTCGGTCCCGATTCTCCGGTGGTGCTTGCCTGCACGGTCGGTGTACTGACCGAAGTTCCGGTCATGCTTCTGCTGGTGCGTTTTATCAACAAAACCCGCCGTTGGTTCCCCCAACCGGCGGCTGTTAACAACTAA
- a CDS encoding DUF2703 domain-containing protein, with the protein MGRPSRKSRFPLIFCIWARPFAAGVRIQKRLWTKYSNAAVVLDAAGYEVKVNQVNIATRELAVPYRFISSPTIRINGNGIAVELKESLCEDCGILRRYC; encoded by the coding sequence GTGGGTAGACCCAGCCGAAAAAGCCGATTTCCATTGATTTTTTGTATCTGGGCACGACCGTTTGCGGCCGGTGTCAGGATACAGAAAAGGCTTTGGACGAAGTACTCCAATGCTGCCGTCGTATTGGATGCGGCCGGATACGAGGTCAAGGTCAATCAGGTGAACATTGCAACGAGGGAGTTGGCAGTCCCATATCGATTTATTAGCTCTCCCACTATTCGCATAAACGGAAATGGCATTGCCGTTGAATTAAAGGAATCGCTCTGCGAGGACTGCGGGATTTTGCGGAGATACTGTTGA
- a CDS encoding ArsR/SmtB family transcription factor: MEKYLEHIKVFKALGDPKRAMIVDMLSCGELCACKILEKFEMSQSTLSHHMKILCECGLVKGREEGKWTYYSLDADTVSETQQFFHDITSDKENCICRENTDCRKGCNKNE; encoded by the coding sequence ATGGAAAAGTATCTGGAACATATAAAGGTATTCAAGGCGCTGGGCGATCCCAAGAGAGCCATGATCGTGGATATGCTCTCCTGCGGCGAGCTTTGCGCCTGCAAGATTTTAGAAAAGTTCGAGATGTCCCAATCCACTCTGTCCCATCACATGAAGATCCTGTGCGAGTGCGGGCTTGTCAAAGGCAGAGAGGAAGGTAAATGGACTTACTACTCGCTGGACGCAGATACCGTCAGTGAAACACAGCAGTTCTTCCACGACATCACATCGGATAAGGAAAACTGCATTTGCAGGGAAAACACAGACTGCCGGAAAGGATGTAATAAAAATGAGTAA
- a CDS encoding PrgI family protein, protein MIVPIPDDIYSYEHKVAGNFTKRQLVCLGIALAVIVLIFVPVFWKTGNPRLSTLLSASAAVPVLYGAIHEKDGQHLEQILRYRYRQHHKFPQKRKFVMTNLYETIQQNQKEYDAAYEKLQEQDGQKAEKGHHWLHAALAQKKHRPGKRSV, encoded by the coding sequence ATGATCGTTCCAATTCCCGATGATATTTACAGCTATGAGCATAAGGTTGCCGGGAACTTCACCAAGAGACAACTGGTTTGCCTGGGCATTGCGCTGGCGGTCATCGTTCTCATTTTTGTTCCGGTATTCTGGAAAACCGGAAATCCCAGGCTGTCCACGCTGTTAAGCGCGTCCGCAGCCGTACCTGTCCTGTACGGGGCCATTCACGAAAAGGACGGCCAGCACCTGGAACAAATTCTCCGGTATCGCTACCGGCAGCATCATAAATTTCCGCAGAAACGGAAGTTTGTCATGACAAATCTTTATGAAACGATTCAGCAGAATCAAAAGGAGTATGATGCGGCATATGAAAAACTTCAGGAGCAAGACGGTCAGAAGGCCGAGAAAGGCCATCATTGGCTCCATGCTGCCCTGGCCCAAAAGAAACACCGCCCAGGAAAGCGTTCCGTTTGA
- a CDS encoding LacI family DNA-binding transcriptional regulator produces the protein MVTLKDVAKLAGVSPCTVSRVLSRKAPVQEKTRQRVLESIKELNYFPNLSARALKEGKTKTIGFFIPNLQNLIYPILAVAIQAEAWKHGYSVIFCDTQESQKIEKEYVEKLKGTAVDGFIFSTSLVGKNSRTILSLKEEGYPVVSIMRDNDVTTNTFVSDNKYGGYLAARYLIEKGHRNIATVYGNPLLALYPQRTEGFYEGLARSGMEPNPDLAWQCDCKQKYEVQRLVAQKLKEGYRPDAIFAQSDPIAIDVKIAITSFGLKVPQDIAVIGFDNVGYSENFDLTTVEQPFIQIANDATAHLIDILEQRASPVQPEKVYPVRIIERGSA, from the coding sequence ATGGTGACCCTGAAAGATGTTGCAAAGCTGGCCGGTGTTTCTCCCTGCACAGTTTCAAGGGTATTGAGCCGCAAGGCGCCCGTGCAGGAAAAGACCAGGCAGCGTGTTCTGGAAAGTATTAAGGAACTGAATTATTTTCCCAATTTATCTGCCAGGGCGCTGAAAGAGGGAAAAACGAAGACGATTGGATTCTTTATCCCCAATCTTCAGAATCTGATTTATCCGATCCTTGCCGTTGCGATTCAGGCCGAGGCGTGGAAGCATGGGTATTCGGTCATCTTCTGCGATACGCAGGAAAGCCAGAAAATTGAAAAAGAATATGTGGAGAAGCTGAAAGGGACTGCGGTTGACGGTTTCATTTTTTCCACCTCGCTGGTGGGGAAAAACAGCAGAACCATCCTGAGCCTGAAAGAAGAGGGCTACCCGGTGGTTTCCATTATGCGTGACAACGACGTTACGACGAATACATTTGTTTCAGATAATAAATACGGCGGCTATCTGGCCGCCCGGTATCTGATAGAAAAAGGGCATCGAAACATCGCGACGGTCTATGGGAATCCGCTGCTTGCTCTGTACCCTCAGCGGACGGAAGGATTTTACGAAGGCTTGGCCAGATCCGGCATGGAGCCGAATCCGGATCTGGCCTGGCAGTGTGACTGCAAGCAAAAATACGAAGTGCAGCGTCTGGTTGCTCAAAAGCTGAAGGAAGGGTACCGGCCGGATGCCATTTTTGCCCAAAGCGACCCGATTGCGATCGACGTTAAGATCGCGATCACATCTTTTGGACTGAAAGTCCCGCAGGATATCGCTGTGATTGGATTCGACAATGTGGGCTATTCCGAAAATTTCGACCTGACCACGGTGGAGCAGCCGTTCATTCAAATTGCGAACGATGCGACGGCCCATTTGATCGACATCCTGGAACAGCGCGCCAGCCCGGTGCAGCCGGAAAAAGTTTATCCCGTGCGGATCATTGAGCGGGGCAGCGCCTGA
- a CDS encoding shikimate dehydrogenase family protein, with translation MERIVNAKTGLYAILGDPIEHSMSPVIMNKAFLRNGMDRVLVAMRCNTENVDCVMKALRSIDLKGYVVTMPLKERMSGYLDGLRDEAAITGAVNCICNENGKLIGYNTDSIGFWNAVMEKNTARKAIRKVFVLGMGGLAKAVVAQTALQGVTDIVATNHMEEERFVKSFRDFLDRLKIKIPEATVRMIPWDLAAWRNELERSDLIVNATSNGMNNHGDLEQQFPYEAVEPDSIFFDAIYSPLRTRFLESAQQKGHVIVEGLNLLVHQGVCAFQIWTGKDADPSVMYQDAFNFILHG, from the coding sequence GTGGAACGAATCGTTAATGCAAAGACCGGACTTTATGCCATTTTAGGCGACCCGATTGAACATTCCATGTCTCCCGTCATTATGAACAAGGCGTTTCTCAGAAACGGGATGGACCGCGTGCTTGTTGCAATGCGCTGCAATACGGAGAATGTGGACTGTGTCATGAAGGCGCTGCGCAGCATCGATTTGAAAGGCTATGTGGTCACCATGCCTTTGAAGGAACGGATGAGCGGCTACCTTGACGGGCTGCGGGATGAGGCGGCGATTACCGGAGCGGTCAACTGCATCTGCAATGAGAATGGAAAGCTGATCGGATACAACACCGACAGCATAGGCTTTTGGAACGCCGTCATGGAAAAGAACACCGCCCGTAAGGCCATCCGCAAGGTCTTTGTCCTGGGAATGGGAGGGCTTGCCAAGGCGGTGGTCGCACAGACGGCTCTTCAGGGCGTAACCGACATCGTCGCAACCAATCATATGGAGGAAGAAAGGTTTGTCAAAAGCTTTCGGGATTTTTTGGACCGCCTGAAAATCAAAATACCGGAAGCGACGGTCCGGATGATCCCCTGGGATCTTGCGGCGTGGCGGAACGAACTGGAGCGTTCGGACCTGATTGTCAACGCTACGTCCAACGGCATGAACAACCATGGCGACCTGGAGCAACAGTTCCCCTATGAAGCCGTGGAGCCGGACAGCATTTTTTTCGATGCAATTTACAGCCCGCTGAGGACCCGGTTCCTGGAGTCGGCGCAGCAGAAGGGTCATGTGATCGTGGAAGGCCTCAATCTATTGGTTCATCAGGGGGTGTGCGCCTTTCAGATCTGGACGGGCAAGGATGCCGATCCGTCGGTGATGTATCAGGATGCGTTCAATTTCATCCTGCATGGTTAG
- a CDS encoding TRAP transporter substrate-binding protein, which produces MKKILAAILSAAMIFSLTACGASSASSAAGASSASSAGASKASGTGKAKYVLKLGDSQAETHPQSKAYHWFANRVSELTNGEVEVQVFVNSALGTQAQCVEGLSLGTVEIAKNMATGFSTYVPEIQIFDLPYMFKDKEHFLKVLDSDIGAHYLNDVLGKAGLVGLCYFYAGSRCFYTTRKVEKLADLKGMKIRVPDGPIYQDMCKAFGASGTPIPMGDIYTALQTHVVDGAENATIVYDTSKHYEPATYFLEDDHIMTPDIVAMSKSYLASLPEADQKAILQAGKEMAQEERKLWDAQEASSLQVMKDHKVTITKPTDAQLAEFRKAAQTVWSKYESVVGKEWIDKVQAMQNS; this is translated from the coding sequence ATGAAAAAGATTTTAGCGGCGATCCTTTCGGCAGCGATGATTTTTTCTCTGACTGCCTGCGGCGCGTCCTCTGCTTCATCCGCCGCCGGCGCTTCTTCGGCTTCCAGCGCGGGCGCAAGCAAAGCAAGCGGCACGGGCAAGGCGAAATATGTTTTAAAGCTGGGAGACTCCCAGGCTGAGACCCATCCTCAGAGCAAGGCGTATCACTGGTTTGCAAACCGTGTTTCCGAGTTGACGAACGGGGAAGTCGAAGTACAGGTGTTTGTCAATTCCGCACTGGGAACTCAGGCGCAGTGCGTGGAAGGCCTCAGCCTGGGAACGGTTGAGATCGCAAAGAATATGGCCACCGGTTTTTCTACCTATGTTCCGGAAATCCAAATTTTCGACCTGCCGTATATGTTTAAAGACAAAGAGCACTTCTTGAAGGTGCTGGACAGCGATATCGGCGCGCATTATTTAAACGACGTGCTTGGTAAGGCCGGCCTTGTCGGGCTGTGCTATTTTTACGCGGGGTCCAGATGCTTTTACACGACCCGGAAAGTGGAGAAGCTGGCCGATCTGAAAGGCATGAAAATCCGTGTGCCCGACGGTCCGATTTACCAGGACATGTGTAAAGCGTTCGGCGCTTCCGGAACCCCCATACCCATGGGCGATATTTATACCGCCTTGCAGACGCATGTGGTTGACGGCGCTGAAAACGCCACGATTGTGTATGATACGTCGAAGCATTACGAACCGGCGACTTATTTTCTTGAGGACGACCACATTATGACTCCGGACATTGTCGCGATGAGCAAAAGCTACTTGGCTTCCCTTCCCGAGGCGGACCAGAAGGCGATTCTGCAGGCCGGAAAAGAAATGGCCCAGGAAGAACGCAAACTGTGGGATGCGCAGGAAGCGTCTTCGCTGCAGGTGATGAAGGATCATAAGGTAACGATCACAAAACCGACGGATGCGCAATTGGCGGAATTCCGCAAAGCGGCGCAGACGGTCTGGAGCAAATATGAGAGCGTCGTTGGAAAAGAATGGATCGATAAGGTCCAGGCCATGCAGAACAGCTGA
- a CDS encoding TRAP transporter small permease gives MVRFFKGLRTFETSVTVITMMAFTVVGFLQVFFRVFLKSPISWSEELCRYLFIWSTMLGAVLVSANDEHFKVDMLVNLFPERIRSASRYFSYLLVTVFSVVLIFFGIKLMIVNHIRVSAALGINMSYVYLILPLNGALVILHVLESIYLELTKKRKEVVSC, from the coding sequence ATGGTCCGCTTTTTTAAAGGACTGCGCACGTTTGAAACGTCCGTCACGGTGATCACGATGATGGCCTTTACCGTCGTAGGCTTTCTGCAGGTGTTTTTCCGGGTGTTCCTGAAGAGCCCGATCAGCTGGTCCGAGGAACTCTGCCGCTATCTGTTTATCTGGTCGACCATGCTGGGCGCGGTGCTTGTGTCCGCGAACGACGAGCATTTCAAGGTCGATATGCTAGTCAATCTGTTTCCCGAAAGGATCCGGTCGGCCAGCAGATATTTTTCCTATCTGCTGGTCACGGTGTTCTCTGTGGTCCTGATCTTTTTCGGGATCAAGCTGATGATCGTCAACCATATCAGGGTTTCCGCCGCTCTCGGCATCAATATGAGTTATGTTTATCTGATTCTGCCGCTGAACGGAGCTCTCGTGATTCTTCATGTTCTGGAAAGCATCTATCTGGAACTCACGAAGAAACGGAAAGAGGTCGTATCATGCTGA
- a CDS encoding TRAP transporter large permease, which yields MLTVFIIMFAVMLLGVPIAYAIGAAAGFGMLTIGHVPLTIVPQTMFGMLDTFALLAVPFFILAGNLMDKGGISKKLIDLASCIVGHIRGGLGMVCILACILFGAISGSGAAASAAIGSITIPSMKEKGYDKEFAGAITAVSGPLGIIIPPSIVMVIYAMTANVSVGDMFLAGYIPGTILGIAMMAAVYLIARKKHYPAGERPTLRGFVHSFLDSIWALLMVVIIIGGIFSGLFTATEAACVAVVYALLVGMFVYKGLKPRDLPDIFKRSAATSAAVMFCVAATNVLAWLLTNEQLPQKVAAAMGAAVHSKVLILLMVNVIFLILGMILDSTPAIILAVPILLPIVTQYGVDPLHFGLITTVNLAIGMSTPPVGITLFVSSGIAGTSLTKMVRPMLPIWITMFAILMLITFIPEISLALPNLFH from the coding sequence ATGCTGACGGTTTTTATTATCATGTTTGCGGTCATGCTGCTGGGCGTTCCGATTGCCTATGCGATCGGCGCGGCGGCCGGGTTTGGAATGCTGACGATCGGGCATGTTCCGCTGACCATTGTCCCTCAGACCATGTTCGGCATGCTGGATACGTTTGCCCTGCTTGCGGTCCCCTTTTTCATTCTGGCGGGGAATCTGATGGACAAGGGCGGCATCTCCAAAAAGCTCATCGATCTGGCGAGCTGCATTGTCGGGCATATCCGGGGCGGCCTGGGCATGGTGTGCATCCTCGCGTGCATCCTGTTCGGGGCGATTTCCGGCTCCGGCGCGGCCGCGAGCGCCGCGATCGGCTCCATCACGATCCCTTCCATGAAAGAGAAAGGATACGACAAGGAGTTTGCCGGCGCGATCACCGCCGTTTCCGGCCCGCTGGGGATCATCATCCCGCCCAGCATCGTGATGGTCATCTATGCGATGACCGCGAACGTGTCCGTCGGGGATATGTTCCTGGCCGGCTATATCCCGGGAACGATTCTGGGAATTGCCATGATGGCTGCGGTATACCTCATTGCGAGGAAAAAACACTATCCCGCGGGCGAACGTCCCACTTTGCGCGGATTCGTGCATTCCTTCCTGGATTCCATCTGGGCTCTGTTAATGGTTGTCATTATCATCGGCGGCATTTTCTCCGGGCTGTTCACGGCGACCGAGGCGGCCTGTGTCGCGGTTGTTTATGCGCTGCTGGTCGGCATGTTCGTGTATAAGGGGCTGAAGCCGAGGGACCTTCCGGATATCTTCAAAAGGAGCGCGGCCACTTCCGCCGCCGTCATGTTCTGCGTTGCCGCCACGAATGTTCTGGCCTGGCTGCTGACCAACGAGCAGCTGCCACAAAAGGTTGCGGCCGCGATGGGAGCCGCCGTGCACAGCAAGGTCCTCATTCTGCTGATGGTCAATGTGATTTTCCTGATTCTCGGCATGATCCTGGACTCCACGCCGGCCATTATCCTGGCCGTGCCGATCCTCCTCCCGATCGTGACGCAGTACGGGGTCGACCCGCTGCATTTCGGACTCATCACGACGGTGAATCTGGCCATTGGCATGAGCACGCCGCCGGTCGGCATCACCCTGTTCGTTTCGTCCGGCATCGCGGGGACCTCGCTTACGAAAATGGTGAGGCCGATGCTCCCGATCTGGATCACGATGTTCGCGATCCTGATGCTCATCACATTTATCCCGGAAATTTCACTCGCCCTGCCGAATTTGTTCCACTGA